From one Phytohabitans houttuyneae genomic stretch:
- a CDS encoding carboxyl transferase domain-containing protein gives MDHRDPEVRLRALFDTGSLRLMAPRDDSGVLWARGEIEGTPAVAYASDGTRMGGAMGSEGCRHIVDAIDAAVRERVPVLGLWHSGGARLAEGVVALDAVGQVFAAMVRASGRVPQISVVLGPAAGGAAYGPALTDIVVMAGAGRIFVTGPEVVRSVTGEQVDMERLGGPEPHGRRSGVVHVTTKDDESALAEARKLAHLLGHQGRLSPADVPVGDVEGHDMAAAMPAEANRAYDVKPVVKALLDGPAVELHARWAPNIVTTLGRFAGRTVGVIANNPLRLGGCLDSAAAEKAARFVRMCDALGVPLIVLVDVPGYLPGLGQEWDGVVRRGAKLLHAFAEAVVPRVTLVTRKAYGGAYIAMNSRSLGASAVFAWPNAELAVMGASAAVNILHRKKLAAAPLDEREALRTELVEEQTRVAGGVGRALEIGVVDDVIKPAETRRRIAEALAAAPAARGAHGNIPL, from the coding sequence GTGGATCACCGTGACCCCGAGGTACGCCTCCGCGCGCTCTTCGACACCGGTTCACTGCGGCTGATGGCGCCGCGCGACGACTCCGGTGTGCTGTGGGCGCGGGGCGAGATCGAGGGCACGCCCGCGGTCGCGTACGCCAGCGACGGCACACGGATGGGCGGCGCGATGGGCAGCGAGGGCTGCCGTCACATCGTCGACGCGATCGACGCGGCGGTCCGCGAGCGGGTGCCGGTGCTCGGGCTGTGGCACTCGGGCGGTGCCCGCCTCGCCGAGGGCGTGGTCGCGCTCGACGCGGTCGGCCAGGTCTTCGCCGCGATGGTGCGGGCCTCCGGCCGGGTACCGCAGATCTCGGTCGTGCTCGGCCCGGCGGCCGGTGGCGCGGCCTACGGGCCGGCGCTGACCGACATCGTGGTGATGGCCGGTGCCGGCCGCATCTTCGTGACCGGCCCGGAGGTCGTGCGGTCGGTGACCGGCGAGCAGGTCGACATGGAGCGCCTGGGCGGCCCCGAGCCGCACGGGCGGCGTTCCGGCGTGGTGCACGTGACCACAAAGGACGACGAGTCGGCACTCGCCGAGGCGCGCAAGCTTGCCCACCTGCTGGGCCACCAGGGCCGCCTCAGCCCCGCCGACGTGCCGGTCGGCGACGTCGAGGGCCACGACATGGCGGCCGCGATGCCGGCCGAGGCAAACCGCGCGTACGACGTGAAGCCGGTCGTCAAGGCCCTGCTCGACGGCCCGGCGGTGGAGCTGCACGCCCGCTGGGCGCCGAACATCGTGACGACGCTGGGCCGCTTCGCCGGCCGTACCGTCGGGGTCATCGCCAACAACCCGCTCCGCCTGGGTGGCTGCCTCGACTCGGCGGCTGCGGAAAAGGCGGCCCGCTTCGTGCGCATGTGCGACGCGCTCGGCGTCCCCCTGATCGTGCTGGTCGACGTGCCCGGCTACCTGCCCGGCCTCGGCCAGGAGTGGGACGGCGTGGTGCGGCGCGGGGCCAAGCTGCTGCACGCGTTCGCCGAGGCGGTGGTGCCGCGGGTGACGCTGGTGACCCGCAAGGCGTACGGCGGCGCGTACATCGCGATGAACTCCCGCTCCCTGGGCGCGAGCGCGGTCTTCGCCTGGCCGAACGCGGAGCTCGCGGTCATGGGCGCCTCCGCCGCGGTCAACATCCTGCACCGCAAGAAGCTCGCCGCCGCGCCGCTTGACGAACGCGAGGCGCTGCGCACCGAGCTCGTCGAGGAACAGACCCGTGTCGCCGGTGGGGTGGGACGCGCCCTGGAGATCGGCGTCGTCGACGACGTGATCAAGCCGGCCGAGACCCGCCGCCGCATCGCGGAGGCGCTCGCCGCCGCACCAGCGGCCCGCGGCGCCCACGGCAACATCCCGCTCTAG
- a CDS encoding beta-ketoacyl-[acyl-carrier-protein] synthase family protein: protein MPKTDVVVTGLGATTPLGGDVASTWDAMLAGRSGVGPLTQEWAQTLPVRIAAQLAVEPTEKIERVKMRRLDRSEAVALIAAHEAWADSGLADSGLDKERLAVSVGTGIGGAMTLLAQDDILEASGPRKVSPHTVPMLMPNGPAAWVGLELGAKAGVHSVASACATGAEAISLGLDIIRSGRADVVVAGGTEAVVHSLPIAGFASMRAMSVRNDDPERASRPWDKGRDGFVLGEGAGVVVLERAEHAEARGARVYARLAGAGITSDGFDIVQPDPEGAGFVRAVRKALADADLTGRDVVHVNAHATSTPTGDMVEVAGLRAAIGDHVVLTSTKSMTGHLLGAAGAVETIATILAIRDGVIPPTINLDDPEDGLLDVPAHKARHVDVPVALNNSFGFGGHNVALLFTRP from the coding sequence ATGCCAAAAACAGACGTCGTCGTCACCGGGCTCGGCGCGACCACCCCGTTGGGCGGGGACGTCGCGTCCACCTGGGACGCAATGCTTGCCGGCCGCTCCGGGGTGGGTCCGCTCACCCAGGAGTGGGCGCAAACCCTTCCCGTACGGATCGCGGCGCAGCTCGCCGTCGAGCCGACCGAAAAGATCGAGCGGGTCAAGATGCGCCGGCTCGACCGGTCCGAGGCGGTCGCGCTGATCGCCGCGCACGAGGCGTGGGCCGACTCCGGCCTCGCCGACTCCGGGCTGGACAAGGAGCGGCTCGCGGTCAGCGTCGGCACCGGTATCGGCGGTGCGATGACGCTGCTCGCACAGGACGACATCCTGGAGGCCTCCGGCCCGCGCAAGGTGTCGCCGCACACCGTGCCGATGCTCATGCCCAACGGCCCGGCCGCCTGGGTCGGCTTGGAGCTGGGCGCCAAGGCCGGCGTGCACTCGGTCGCCAGCGCCTGTGCCACCGGCGCGGAAGCGATCTCACTGGGCCTCGACATCATCCGCTCCGGCCGCGCCGACGTGGTGGTGGCCGGTGGCACCGAGGCGGTCGTACATTCGCTGCCGATCGCCGGGTTTGCCTCCATGCGCGCCATGTCGGTGCGCAACGACGACCCCGAGCGGGCCTCCCGCCCCTGGGACAAGGGGCGCGACGGCTTCGTCCTCGGCGAGGGCGCCGGCGTCGTGGTCCTGGAACGGGCCGAGCACGCCGAGGCCCGCGGCGCCAGGGTGTACGCGCGCCTCGCCGGCGCCGGCATCACCTCGGACGGGTTCGACATCGTGCAGCCCGACCCGGAGGGCGCGGGCTTCGTGCGTGCCGTCCGCAAGGCGCTCGCCGACGCCGACCTGACGGGCAGGGACGTGGTGCACGTCAACGCGCACGCCACCTCCACGCCCACCGGTGACATGGTCGAGGTCGCCGGCCTGCGGGCCGCGATCGGCGATCACGTGGTGCTGACCTCCACGAAGTCGATGACCGGCCACCTGCTGGGCGCGGCCGGCGCGGTGGAGACCATCGCCACGATCCTCGCCATCCGCGACGGGGTAATCCCGCCGACGATCAACCTCGACGACCCCGAAGACGGCCTCCTCGACGTGCCGGCGCACAAGGCCCGCCACGTCGACGTGCCCGTCGCGCTGAACAACTCGTTCGGCTTCGGCGGTCACAACGTCGCGCTGCTCTTCACCCGTCCCTGA
- a CDS encoding acyl carrier protein, translating into MTRDEIIAGLAEILEEVAGVNPDDVAEEKSFTDELDVDSLSMVEVVVAAEEKFGVKIPDNEVQNLKTVGDAVSYIESNA; encoded by the coding sequence ATGACCCGTGACGAGATCATCGCCGGCCTCGCCGAGATCCTCGAAGAGGTGGCCGGGGTCAACCCGGACGACGTGGCCGAAGAGAAGTCGTTCACCGACGAGCTCGACGTGGACTCGCTCTCGATGGTCGAGGTCGTGGTCGCTGCCGAGGAGAAGTTCGGCGTCAAGATCCCTGACAACGAGGTACAGAACCTGAAGACCGTCGGCGACGCGGTCTCCTACATCGAGAGCAACGCCTGA
- a CDS encoding beta-ketoacyl-ACP synthase III — MAGSRILSMGHYQPSRLVTNDDLAAIVDTNDEWIRDRVGIATRRIAEGETVADMAAAAAGKALAASGLTASDIDMVVVATCSSIDRCPNVASRVANKLGISAPAAMDVNTACSGFSYALGTADHAIRAGAARNAIVIGSEKLSDITDWSDRSTCVLFGDAAGAAVVTAAPDGEEPGIGPVVWGSAPEKGDVLKIEGWQPYIQQEGQTVFRWATTMLAPLALQACERAGVAPEDIAAFVPHQANTRIIDGIVKRLGIPNAVIAKDIVESGNTSAASVPLALSKLIERREVPSGAPVLLFGFGGGLTYAGQVIRCP, encoded by the coding sequence ATGGCCGGTTCTCGCATCCTTTCGATGGGCCACTACCAGCCCTCCCGCCTCGTCACCAACGACGATCTCGCCGCCATCGTGGACACCAACGACGAGTGGATCCGTGACCGGGTCGGCATCGCCACCCGCCGGATCGCCGAGGGTGAGACGGTCGCCGACATGGCCGCCGCCGCCGCGGGCAAGGCGCTGGCCGCGTCCGGGCTCACCGCATCCGACATCGACATGGTCGTGGTGGCCACCTGTTCCTCGATCGACCGCTGCCCCAACGTGGCCAGCCGGGTGGCCAACAAGCTCGGCATCTCCGCACCGGCCGCCATGGACGTCAACACCGCGTGCTCCGGCTTCTCGTACGCGCTGGGCACCGCCGACCACGCGATCCGCGCCGGCGCCGCGCGCAACGCGATCGTGATCGGTTCCGAGAAGCTCTCCGACATCACCGACTGGAGCGACCGTTCGACCTGCGTGCTCTTCGGCGACGCGGCCGGCGCGGCGGTGGTCACCGCGGCGCCGGACGGCGAGGAGCCGGGCATCGGGCCGGTGGTGTGGGGCTCGGCGCCGGAAAAGGGCGACGTACTCAAGATCGAGGGCTGGCAGCCCTACATCCAGCAGGAGGGCCAGACCGTCTTCCGCTGGGCCACCACGATGCTCGCGCCGCTCGCGCTGCAGGCCTGCGAGCGGGCCGGGGTGGCGCCGGAGGACATCGCGGCCTTCGTGCCACACCAGGCAAACACCAGGATCATCGACGGTATCGTCAAGCGCCTCGGCATCCCCAACGCGGTGATCGCAAAGGACATCGTCGAGTCTGGCAACACCTCGGCGGCGAGTGTGCCGCTGGCCCTGTCGAAGCTGATCGAGCGGCGCGAGGTGCCTTCCGGCGCCCCGGTCCTGCTCTTCGGCTTCGGTGGCGGCCTCACCTACGCCGGACAGGTCATCCGCTGTCCGTGA
- a CDS encoding acyltransferase domain-containing protein: MLAVLSPGQGSQKPGFLTPWLDLPGAEARLRWWSALAGVDLVHLGTAADADEIRDTARTQPLLVAAALLAAEHLPLYDVSVVAGHSVGEVGAAALGGVLSPEAAITFAGVRGREMAAACALEPTGMAAVLGGDAEEVVAAIEAQGLYPANRNGAGQIVAAGAIDKLEKLAADRPGGGRVRALQVAGAFHTPFMAPAERALAAVAAGITPSDPSKIVLSNLDGAAVNHGRELLQRLVRQVTAPVRWDLCMRTLADLGVTAVIELAPAGTLAGLIKRELAATGVPEIVTLNTPDDLPKARDVIARHGVAPDHEPTPQFRVVVSASAGTFEPAAGLAEGDDITAGQVIGHVATRQGAVEVAAHEGGVLTEWLAHHDDPVAPGQPLARIGGHL, from the coding sequence GTGCTCGCCGTACTGTCGCCCGGACAGGGCTCCCAGAAGCCCGGCTTCCTGACCCCCTGGCTCGACCTGCCAGGTGCTGAGGCGCGCCTGCGGTGGTGGTCAGCCCTCGCGGGCGTCGATCTTGTGCACCTGGGCACCGCGGCCGACGCCGACGAGATCAGGGACACCGCGCGCACCCAGCCGCTGCTGGTCGCAGCCGCCCTGCTCGCGGCCGAGCACCTCCCGCTGTACGACGTCTCCGTCGTGGCCGGCCACAGCGTCGGCGAGGTGGGCGCGGCCGCGCTCGGCGGGGTGCTTTCGCCGGAGGCGGCGATCACGTTCGCCGGTGTGCGTGGCCGCGAGATGGCCGCCGCGTGTGCGCTCGAGCCGACGGGCATGGCGGCCGTGCTCGGCGGGGACGCCGAGGAGGTCGTCGCGGCGATCGAGGCGCAGGGCCTGTACCCGGCCAACCGCAACGGCGCCGGCCAGATCGTCGCTGCCGGCGCGATCGACAAGCTGGAGAAGCTGGCCGCCGACCGGCCGGGCGGCGGTCGGGTCCGCGCGCTGCAGGTGGCCGGGGCGTTCCACACGCCGTTCATGGCGCCGGCCGAGAGGGCGCTCGCCGCGGTGGCCGCCGGCATCACGCCGTCCGACCCGAGCAAGATCGTGCTTTCCAACCTGGACGGCGCCGCCGTCAACCACGGCCGCGAGCTGCTGCAGCGGCTGGTGCGGCAGGTCACCGCGCCGGTGCGCTGGGACCTGTGCATGCGCACGCTCGCCGATCTCGGTGTCACCGCGGTGATCGAGCTCGCACCGGCCGGTACCCTCGCCGGGTTGATCAAGCGGGAGCTGGCCGCCACCGGCGTTCCGGAGATCGTCACCCTCAACACCCCCGACGACCTGCCCAAGGCGCGCGACGTGATCGCCCGCCACGGTGTCGCGCCCGACCACGAGCCAACCCCCCAGTTTCGGGTCGTGGTCTCCGCCAGCGCCGGCACCTTCGAGCCCGCCGCCGGCCTCGCCGAGGGCGACGACATCACAGCCGGCCAGGTGATCGGCCACGTCGCGACCCGCCAGGGTGCCGTCGAGGTGGCCGCCCACGAGGGCGGTGTGCTGACGGAGTGGCTCGCGCACCACGATGACCCGGTCGCCCCGGGCCAGCCCCTCGCCCGCATCGGAGGACATCTCTAA
- a CDS encoding PucR family transcriptional regulator, with protein sequence MPSGSDDGAALSETVRRIERSAGSLATASVARMDETLPWFRELPADQRAWVMLVAQAGVRSLVEWLRRDGRRPTQDLADEIFDAAPTALARSISLQQTVALVKVTIDVAEEQVPHLAVPGEETALHEAVLRFSREVAFSAARVYARAAESRGTWDARLQALLVDALLRGDSSDVLASRAAALGWADAPPVAVAVGRSPGGDATAVLHTVYRAARRIGVEIIGGVHGDRLVLVLGGASDPLAATEKLLVGFGAGPVVVGPAVATLDEATESARAALAGFRAAPGWPDAPRPVAASDLLPERALAGDIEARRRLRQDVYGGLARASGELLETLDAFFASGGVLEGAARALFVHPNTVRYRLRRVADVTGLSPLTPRDAFALRVALTIGRLDPQTPVTQGTS encoded by the coding sequence GTGCCATCTGGGAGCGACGACGGCGCCGCGCTGAGCGAGACCGTCCGGCGGATCGAGCGATCGGCCGGCTCCCTCGCGACCGCGAGCGTGGCCCGGATGGACGAGACGCTCCCCTGGTTTCGCGAGTTGCCGGCCGACCAGCGGGCCTGGGTCATGCTTGTCGCCCAGGCGGGCGTGCGGTCGCTCGTCGAGTGGCTGCGCCGGGACGGGCGGCGGCCCACCCAGGACCTGGCCGACGAGATCTTCGATGCGGCGCCGACCGCGCTGGCGCGTTCGATCTCGCTGCAGCAGACGGTGGCGCTGGTCAAGGTGACCATCGACGTGGCCGAGGAGCAGGTGCCGCACCTGGCGGTACCCGGTGAGGAGACCGCCCTCCACGAAGCCGTGCTGCGCTTCTCCCGCGAGGTGGCGTTCTCAGCCGCGCGGGTTTACGCACGCGCGGCGGAGTCGCGCGGCACCTGGGACGCGCGACTGCAGGCGCTGCTGGTCGACGCGCTGCTGCGGGGCGACTCCTCGGACGTGCTGGCCAGCAGGGCGGCCGCGCTGGGCTGGGCCGACGCGCCGCCGGTGGCGGTAGCGGTGGGGCGCTCGCCGGGCGGCGACGCGACCGCGGTGCTGCACACCGTGTACCGGGCGGCCCGCCGGATCGGCGTGGAGATCATCGGTGGCGTGCACGGCGACCGGCTGGTACTCGTGCTCGGTGGCGCCAGCGACCCCCTCGCCGCCACCGAAAAGCTGCTCGTCGGCTTCGGCGCCGGCCCGGTCGTCGTCGGCCCCGCCGTCGCCACCCTGGACGAGGCGACCGAGTCGGCGCGGGCCGCGCTGGCGGGCTTCCGCGCGGCGCCCGGCTGGCCGGACGCACCCCGCCCCGTGGCCGCCAGTGACCTGCTGCCCGAGCGCGCGCTCGCCGGCGACATCGAGGCACGGCGGCGGCTGCGCCAGGACGTGTACGGTGGCCTGGCCCGCGCCAGCGGCGAACTGCTGGAGACGCTCGACGCGTTCTTCGCCTCGGGAGGGGTTTTGGAAGGCGCCGCTCGGGCACTATTTGTCCACCCGAACACCGTGCGTTACCGGCTCCGCCGGGTCGCCGACGTCACCGGACTGTCGCCGTTGACCCCGCGGGACGCCTTTGCGCTGCGAGTGGCGCTGACGATCGGACGGCTGGACCCCCAGACGCCTGTGACACAAGGCACAAGCTGA
- a CDS encoding phosphatase PAP2 family protein — protein MIARPPLAVPLAALVAFLALMALVVGGWGPLDRLDVAVSDRLREYGTSRPGLIDVIRVATDIAATIPFVAAGVVATVGLLLRRHRREAYLCAWVTALIPVLWGLMHWGLHRPRPPEGFVFVDSNGFPSGHTSHAASAALVAVLLLWPHLARRGRALVVTAAAALAVFVGATRVILLAHWPADVLGGWLLALAVVPLAARAVEGRRANYGRE, from the coding sequence ATGATCGCCCGCCCTCCGCTGGCCGTGCCGCTCGCGGCGCTGGTCGCGTTTTTAGCGCTCATGGCCCTCGTGGTCGGCGGCTGGGGCCCGCTCGACCGCCTCGACGTCGCCGTGAGTGACCGCCTGCGGGAGTACGGCACGAGCCGGCCCGGGCTTATCGACGTCATCCGCGTCGCCACCGACATCGCCGCGACGATCCCCTTCGTGGCCGCTGGCGTGGTCGCGACCGTGGGCCTGCTGCTGCGCCGCCACCGCCGGGAGGCGTACCTGTGCGCGTGGGTCACCGCGCTGATCCCGGTGCTGTGGGGCCTGATGCACTGGGGCCTGCACCGCCCCCGCCCGCCGGAAGGCTTCGTCTTCGTCGACAGCAACGGCTTTCCCAGCGGCCACACCTCACACGCGGCGTCGGCGGCGCTGGTCGCGGTGCTGCTGCTCTGGCCACACCTGGCCCGCCGAGGCCGCGCGCTGGTGGTGACCGCCGCGGCGGCGCTCGCGGTCTTCGTCGGTGCGACGCGGGTGATCCTGCTGGCCCACTGGCCGGCGGACGTGCTGGGCGGGTGGCTGCTGGCATTGGCGGTTGTGCCGCTGGCGGCGCGCGCGGTCGAGGGCCGCCGCGCGAATTACGGCCGCGAATAG
- a CDS encoding NYN domain-containing protein, whose translation MTDRVMLFVDYQNVYHSARDCFHPEPFAHHVAGQVSPLALGRHIVTTSPFDRDLVGVRVYRGMPEATRDSRGNAACMRQIEAWSSDPLVTVVTRALRYPRGWPDRCQPGEKPQEKGVDVALAVDFGWLALEDQYDVGVLVSTDTDLKPVLEKVAILTDKRVEVAAWSGQRRYSRRLAIDSKSLWCHWLDRKVYEQVCDPTDYSRP comes from the coding sequence GTGACAGATCGCGTGATGCTCTTCGTCGACTACCAAAACGTCTACCACAGCGCTCGTGACTGCTTCCATCCCGAGCCGTTCGCCCACCACGTCGCCGGGCAGGTCAGCCCGCTCGCTCTGGGCAGGCACATCGTCACGACGAGCCCGTTTGATCGCGATCTGGTGGGCGTCCGGGTCTACCGGGGCATGCCAGAGGCGACCCGTGACAGCCGCGGAAATGCCGCGTGCATGCGGCAGATCGAGGCTTGGTCGAGCGACCCGCTGGTAACGGTGGTCACCAGGGCGCTCCGGTACCCGCGAGGCTGGCCAGACCGTTGTCAGCCGGGAGAGAAGCCGCAGGAAAAGGGCGTCGACGTCGCGTTGGCGGTAGATTTCGGCTGGCTAGCATTGGAAGACCAATACGACGTCGGCGTGCTTGTGTCGACCGACACCGACCTTAAACCCGTGCTCGAGAAAGTCGCGATCCTCACGGATAAGCGTGTGGAGGTTGCCGCTTGGAGCGGTCAACGACGATACAGCCGACGACTCGCTATCGACAGCAAGTCGCTCTGGTGTCATTGGTTGGACCGTAAGGTGTACGAGCAGGTTTGCGACCCGACCGACTATTCGCGGCCGTAA
- a CDS encoding response regulator, translated as MSIRVVIADDQDAVRTGLAMILNGAPDVEVVGQASDGADALTLCRDLRPDVAVLDVRMPRMDGISATREIVAEGLADVLVLTTFDVDEYVFGALRAGAAGFLLKDTDADGLVDAVRTVARGDGIIAPAVTRRLIAAFAATAPSASAALRTAVEGLTPRERDVLACLGQGLSNLEIAERLDMAESTTKTHVSRILMKLGLRSRVQAAILAQDLNLSI; from the coding sequence ATGAGCATCCGAGTCGTGATCGCCGACGACCAGGACGCGGTGCGCACCGGCCTCGCCATGATCCTCAACGGCGCGCCGGACGTCGAGGTGGTCGGCCAGGCCTCCGACGGCGCGGACGCACTCACTCTCTGCCGCGACCTGCGCCCGGACGTGGCGGTGCTCGACGTGCGCATGCCCCGCATGGACGGCATCTCCGCCACCCGCGAGATCGTCGCCGAGGGCCTGGCCGACGTGCTGGTGCTGACCACGTTCGACGTGGACGAGTACGTCTTCGGCGCACTCCGCGCCGGCGCGGCGGGCTTCCTGCTCAAGGACACCGACGCGGACGGCCTGGTGGACGCGGTGCGCACCGTAGCCCGCGGCGACGGCATCATCGCGCCGGCGGTGACCCGCCGGCTGATCGCCGCGTTCGCCGCGACCGCACCCAGCGCGTCAGCCGCCCTCCGGACGGCGGTGGAGGGCCTCACACCGCGGGAACGTGACGTGCTGGCCTGCCTGGGACAGGGCCTGTCCAACCTGGAGATCGCCGAGCGGCTGGACATGGCCGAGTCCACCACGAAGACCCACGTGAGCCGGATTCTGATGAAGCTGGGACTGCGCAGCCGGGTCCAGGCCGCGATCCTCGCGCAGGATCTCAACCTGTCCATTTAG
- a CDS encoding sensor histidine kinase yields MSRAMRRDLTLAGLSLAGGLAMLALGVAHTIQPWPVRPPSVLFVPPLVLACLALALRRVATRTGLALGTVAVVTDIALGSSLGTLLVYSQVLYDTCLYGSARMWRILLRVGIAVSTACVVAGPILAGSWRGLQLAIPAVLILVLPVVTAISVRQYRDQAAAERARADQTARLVELDRRQAVTAERTRMARELHDVIANHLSAAAIHSTAALSVHGRDPAAVEQALKVIRENSVQGLAEMRQMIELLREGAGEDEPTRVRLAELDHLIAQARGAGLTVRVETTGEPRALPVGVDLAAYRIVQESLTNALKHGTGRADVAVAYGAGVVSLTVENPINGASAVPGAGAGLIGMRERAALLHGRFDAGGDGARWRVHAELPTAAEEVA; encoded by the coding sequence GTGTCCAGGGCGATGCGGCGCGACCTGACCCTGGCGGGCCTCTCGCTCGCCGGCGGCCTCGCCATGCTCGCGCTCGGCGTCGCGCACACGATCCAGCCCTGGCCGGTTCGACCGCCGAGCGTGCTGTTCGTACCGCCGCTCGTGCTCGCCTGCCTGGCGCTCGCACTCCGCCGCGTCGCCACCCGCACCGGCCTGGCCCTCGGCACCGTCGCGGTCGTGACCGACATCGCGCTGGGCAGCTCGCTCGGCACGCTGCTGGTCTACTCGCAGGTCCTCTACGACACGTGCCTGTACGGCTCGGCGCGCATGTGGCGCATCCTCCTGCGCGTCGGCATCGCCGTAAGCACCGCCTGCGTGGTCGCGGGCCCCATCCTGGCCGGCTCGTGGCGCGGCCTGCAGCTGGCCATCCCGGCGGTGCTGATCCTCGTGCTCCCGGTGGTGACCGCGATCAGCGTGCGGCAGTACCGCGACCAGGCCGCCGCCGAGCGCGCCCGCGCCGACCAGACCGCCCGCCTCGTCGAGCTCGACCGCCGCCAAGCCGTGACCGCCGAGCGCACCCGGATGGCCCGCGAGCTGCACGACGTGATCGCCAACCACCTCAGCGCGGCGGCCATCCACTCGACGGCGGCGCTGTCCGTGCACGGTCGCGATCCGGCCGCGGTCGAGCAGGCGCTCAAGGTGATCCGGGAAAACAGCGTGCAGGGGCTGGCCGAGATGCGCCAGATGATCGAGCTGCTGCGCGAGGGGGCGGGCGAGGACGAGCCGACCCGGGTACGCCTCGCCGAGCTTGACCACCTCATCGCGCAGGCACGCGGCGCCGGCCTCACCGTGCGGGTCGAGACCACGGGCGAGCCGCGCGCGCTGCCGGTGGGAGTGGACCTGGCGGCGTACCGGATCGTGCAGGAGTCGCTCACCAACGCGCTCAAGCACGGCACCGGGAGGGCGGACGTGGCGGTCGCGTACGGCGCCGGCGTCGTCTCACTCACCGTCGAAAACCCGATCAACGGCGCATCGGCGGTACCCGGCGCCGGCGCCGGCCTCATCGGCATGCGCGAGCGCGCGGCACTGCTGCACGGCCGCTTCGACGCCGGGGGCGACGGCGCACGATGGCGGGTACACGCCGAGCTGCCCACCGCCGCGGAAGAGGTCGCATGA
- a CDS encoding TetR/AcrR family transcriptional regulator, with product MRAKQQILDEALALADEHGLAAISMRAVARRMGLTSMALYPYVGTKDDLLDGLVDRLLAGLLPDPAAATAGWRERLRAIARAARALASAHPGAYPLLMTRPSATPDAMRAVDLIYDALLDAGVPEPEVPRLERMLSTFVLGYATSEVNGRFAAGRRGAGSIPAGPALPAHTRLSRWLAEEVDWDAEFEADLRDLIHLVEAAAGSTVDKAP from the coding sequence GTGCGCGCAAAACAGCAGATTCTGGACGAAGCGTTAGCCCTGGCCGACGAACACGGCCTGGCGGCGATCTCCATGCGTGCCGTCGCCCGCCGGATGGGGCTGACGTCGATGGCGCTGTACCCCTACGTCGGCACCAAGGACGACCTGCTCGACGGCCTCGTCGACCGCCTGCTGGCCGGCCTGCTCCCGGACCCGGCCGCCGCCACCGCCGGCTGGCGCGAGCGGCTGCGCGCCATCGCCCGAGCCGCCCGCGCGCTGGCCAGCGCCCACCCCGGCGCGTACCCGCTGCTCATGACCCGCCCCTCGGCCACACCGGACGCCATGCGCGCGGTCGACCTGATCTACGACGCCCTGCTCGACGCCGGCGTGCCCGAGCCCGAGGTGCCCCGCCTGGAGCGGATGCTGTCCACCTTCGTCCTCGGCTACGCCACCTCCGAGGTAAACGGCCGCTTCGCCGCCGGCCGGCGCGGCGCCGGGTCGATCCCCGCCGGGCCGGCACTGCCCGCGCACACCCGCCTGTCCCGCTGGCTGGCGGAGGAGGTCGACTGGGACGCCGAGTTCGAGGCCGACCTGCGCGACCTGATCCACCTCGTCGAGGCCGCCGCCGGCTCCACGGTGGACAAAGCGCCTTAA